Genomic DNA from Paenibacillus sp. KS-LC4:
AGCGCTGGTTTTCCGAACTCGGTAATAAACCAATCGGTAAAGCCTCCACCCGAAGGATTCGCTTCCGGGGCTACCGGTCGGTAGCCGGTCATGGCTGCATAAGCTTGAACAAATGCTCGATCCCTTGGCAAATTAGATGCCTTCGTCTTAAAGTTCCAAAATATAATTTCACCCGATGAATGATAGGAAATCGCAATTTCCGGTTTTAGCTGCTTTGTGAAATTGTACATAAGCTGGGCTTCTTTCGCTTCCAACGACTTTTTGCCTTTATAATTTTTATAGGAGGGCGCATTCTCGGCTTGGCGAATCGTTTCCCAGTCGGCGGGATACTGCCTGTTTAAATCGACGCCTTTGCCATTGGCCTTCCAGCGTTTGAAATCGCGGCTATTTTTGTTCATTTTAATTAATTCGGCATGATCCTGCTGCGGAAAAGCAGCTAATCCCTTTTGCTGAAGGGAAACGCCATCGGGATTAACCATAGGCACGATTTGAAACGTAATGTGGTCGAATAAATCAGCCGTATTAAGCTGCTTCCACACTCCCCGCTTAGCTGCACTTGCAGCCATTGACTCCGCCATATTCATCACCGTAATGGTCGTGATCCATTCCCTAGCATGATGGGATGCATTCAGTAAAACATTGACGGGGCCATTGCCTATTTCTATCACCCACAGCTCGCGTCCATATTCACTTTTTCCGATGCTCCGATAACGGATCAGCTCCGGATAAGCATCGGCGAGCTTCTTTATATCATTCGTCATTAATTCATAGCTGTATAGCTGCTTTGGATTTACAATCGCTTGCTTGGAGCCCCCTCCATTAGCTGCTATTAAAGTAGGCAATACAATTGCGAAAATAAGCAGCAAGATAAACGTTCTTGTTCTCAAAAACAAATGCATGTAAACAAGCCCCTTGTCTATGTTCGATAGAGTTAAACATCATCCATGGAATTTCGACAAAAAAACTATATTTACCTGCTATATTTACAAAATAATATAGTTGCGAGTCTATCATTTATCCGTCTTAAGGCGGAGTAAGCTTTCATTCTAGCGATCCTTTTTATACGCTCTAATGTCCTGTAAAATTCCCATTGAATACAACGCTGCTCAAGGTGAAACGGTTGTCGCCGTCCTCTGGCGGCATGACGCGTTTCAGTCCGAGAAATATAAGCACAATTTATACGTGAAAACTTATAAATTCTTATATTTTAAAAAAAATGAAAAAGGAAAGGTGAAAACGATGACAGCCTCTCAACCTGCTTCAGCATTTTCGCTGTTAAGAAATCGCTTTGTGCAAGCGATACTGATGTCCACTTTATTTTTGCAAATCGGCATCTGGGTGCGGAATATCGCGGTGCTGCTTTATGTGAAAAAAATGACGAATGATGATGCATTCGCCGTTTCGCTCATCTCCGTAGCTGAATTCGCGCCCATTTTCGTATTTTCGTTTATTGGCGGGACGTTTGCCGATCGCTGGCGACCCAAGAAAACGATGGTATGGTGCGATCTGTTAAGCGCCTTATCCATTCTAGCCGTACTATTGGCCATGGAGAATGGGACTTGGCACGCCGTCTTTTTTGCCACATTAGTTTCAGCCATCTTGTCCCAATTTTCTCAGCCTGCTGGCATGAAGCTGTTCAAGCTGCACGTGCCTGAGCATCTAGTACAGACCGGGATGTCGCTGTATCAAACGTTGTTCGCCATATTTATGATTTTCGGCCCCGTCATTGGGACATTTATCTACCAAAGCTACGGCATCGAAACGGCCATTGGTGTAATGGGAGCAGCCTTTCTATTATCTGCTGCTTCGCTAGCTTTCCTGCCGCGTGATCGAGACGATGCTGGGGAGCAGCAAAATTCCCGGGTGCTGGAGGACATTAAGGCCGGCTTCCGCTACGTATGGTCAAGTAAAATACTGCGTACACTCGGCGGCGGCTTCATTGCTGCTGGACTTGGGCTCGGCTTAATTCAACCAATGGGCATTTTCCTTATTACGGAGCAGCTTGGGAAACCGGAGGATTATTTACAGTGGTTTCTATTAGTAAACGGCATTGCCATGATTATCGGCGGCGTGCTTGCGATGAGCTTCTCCAGCAAGCTATCGCCGCAGAAGCTTCTAGCGATTGGCATGACGGTCGACGCCTTAGCAATGATCGCTATGGGACTATCAAAGGATTACTGGTTCACGCTTGGTCTTCAGTTTATAAGCGGTTTTGCACTGCCATGCATCCAAATTGGCATTAATACTTTGATATTACAAAATACGAAGGAATCCTTTATCGGCCGCGTAAATGGTATTCTAACACCGATGTTCATGGGCTCTATGGTCGTAACGATGATGCTGTCGGGTTTAATGAAAAATGCGATTTCGCTCACGCCTATGTATATCATTGCAGGTTTATTTTTCCTTGCAGGTGTAGCCATTCTCCTTCCATTATTCAAGTTGCAGAGCAGAATTGAGCCTGTAGCTGAGAAGGCTTTAGCTAAGTAAATAAGCAGATCGTAAAAAACGCTCCCCCACCTTAAGTGGAGAAGCGTTTTTTACTGCTAAGAGAACTCTCGTTGTTTAGATTGCAGCACCGTTGCCAGGAAAGCAAGTGTCAGCCCTTGGCCCCAGCCTTGAATCCTTTTATAGGATACTCCTTTATAGCCTTCCGCGTCATTCATAACAGCTGTACCAGCCGATACCCCTTGTACGGTGCCATCCTCGGTAATTTGCTCCAAAATGCCATCAATCGACTTTTGGATGTATTTATTGTACAGCGATCCAAAAGTGAACAAGCCTGCCGCGATGCCTGCGGAACCGGATGTTTCCTCATAGGAGGTAGGGTCGTTCACAATCGTATGCCAAAGTCCCTTCTCTGATTGCAGACGCACTAGCGCAGCTGCCTGATCGCGCAGCGACCCTTCAATAATCATAAAGGATGGGTGCTGTACGGCAATGAGCGGAAGCGCTTTGGCCATTGTAAGCGAAGCCCAGCCATTGCCGCGCGCCCAAAATATGCTCGACATATGATTTTGCGCAATATTATCCCAGCCATGATAATACAAGTTGCTGACAGGGTCCTGCAATACACGCTCATGTCCATGATATTGCAGCAGCCCGTCCTCCAAATAATCTTCCCGTCCCAGAAGCTCGCCCATGCGAATGAGGAAGTAACCCGCCATCATCATCGTATCAACCCACGCCTGCTCAGGGAAATTATACGTTTCAGAATTAACCGTATGCTGGAAAATGCCTTCGGCAAACCGTACCGCATCGTTTTGTAAATAATCTGCCATTCTAATTGCAATATCTAAATACTTGCGGTCATCGGTTGCCTTATACAACGTAATAAGAGCGTGGCCAATGGATACGCCATTAACCGAAAGCTTAGGCAGTTCATCCTCCAGCTTTTCATCGACCCATTCTTTAAGCAGCGTTAAATATTTTTCATTCCCCGTTGCCTCATAAGCCTCACATACGCCGAAAAATGCGACGCCGCCGGGCCAATCCCAGCCGAAATCCATACGAAATGTACGGTCTACGACTTTATCAATCACTTCAAGTATATGCTGTTCATCAAATTGCAGTTTTGGCATTTCACTCGTCTCCTCATGATGCATGATGACTATTTCAACCCGCTTGTGCTTATTCCTTCAACAATATAGCGCTGGAATAAGAAGAATACACCTAACACCGGAATCAAGCTTACGATCGACATTGCGAACATGGCACCCCAATTGGATACACTTTCGCTATCGAGGAACATTTTCAAACCAAGTGATACCGTATAAGCGCTTGGTTTATTCAGATAAAGCAACGGCCCCATTAAATCTTCCCAACGCCAGTAGAAGGAAAAGATCGAAGCAGTTGCCAAAGCCGGAATAATGAGCGGCAAAATAATCCGTAAAAACAAGCCAAACTTCCCAACTCCATCAATCGTAGCCGCTTCATCCATCTCTCTTGGAATGGTCCGTATGAATTGAACCATCAAGAAGATAAAGAATGGGACACCGAAGTATTGAGGGACAACAATCGGCGAAATTGTGCCAATCCAGCCTAGCTTGGAGAACATAATGTATTGCGGAACAAGTACAACGTCATGTGGCAGCATGAGCGTAACCATCATAATCCCGAACCAGATCGCTCTACCCCTAAATTGCAGACGTGCGAAGCCAAAGGCGATAAAGGCGGAGGACAATACCGCTCCAATCGTCGAGAGAATAACGATTTCCAGCGAGTTTGTAATAAAGCTCATGAAGGATTGTCCAGATGACCCAATCCAGCCCGTAACGTAGTTGGTCCAAATCCAAGGATCAGGAATGAGCGAGCTCGATGTTGTGAAAATAACATTACTAGGCTTAAAGGAGCTCATGAGCAGCCAAATAACAGGATACACCATAACGATTGCCAGCAGACCAACGAAAATGTGATAAATCGGCCACTTGAATTTTTTCAGTAACATGTTTAGCGGCCTCCTTCTGTTTCATAGTGAACCCAAAGCTTGGATGTTGCAAATACTGCCGCTGTTAAAACGCCAACGATGATGAGCATAACCCATGCCATAGCCGATGCGTAACCCATATCGAAAAATACGAAGGCTTGACGGAACAGATACAAGGAGTACAGCAGCGTGCCATCCAGTGGACCACCCTCGCCTTTGGAAATAATGTAGGCTGGAACGAAGGTCATGAATGCACTAATTAATTGCATAATCAGATTGAACAAAATAATTGGCGTCAGCATGGGCAAGGTGATGCGGAAAAACTTTGTAAAGAAGCCCGCACCATCAACACCGGATGCTTCGTACAATTCAGTCGGAATATTTTTCAGTCCCGCCAGAAAAATCAACATCGAAGAACCAAACTGCCATACCGATAGCGTTACAAGCATGAACAATGCGGCATTGGGATCACCGAACCAGCGCACGCTGT
This window encodes:
- a CDS encoding M14 family zinc carboxypeptidase; this translates as MHLFLRTRTFILLLIFAIVLPTLIAANGGGSKQAIVNPKQLYSYELMTNDIKKLADAYPELIRYRSIGKSEYGRELWVIEIGNGPVNVLLNASHHAREWITTITVMNMAESMAASAAKRGVWKQLNTADLFDHITFQIVPMVNPDGVSLQQKGLAAFPQQDHAELIKMNKNSRDFKRWKANGKGVDLNRQYPADWETIRQAENAPSYKNYKGKKSLEAKEAQLMYNFTKQLKPEIAISYHSSGEIIFWNFKTKASNLPRDRAFVQAYAAMTGYRPVAPEANPSGGGFTDWFITEFGKPALTPEIAPAVGETNVPLSYWERIWKQHKDTMWLIGTTAYEQAMQSEKAKKASATIELTSPATTYRFPALNRETATSVNAGVYKVTREKGSWYEIQLSGLGSRWIAKSITRPWSEPAPTPTPTPILIPTARPEVTPSSPSPNAPNASEPSVESTPTAAPATETPSMEESSKGAEAVETSAVPTPSSA
- a CDS encoding MFS transporter, with translation MTASQPASAFSLLRNRFVQAILMSTLFLQIGIWVRNIAVLLYVKKMTNDDAFAVSLISVAEFAPIFVFSFIGGTFADRWRPKKTMVWCDLLSALSILAVLLAMENGTWHAVFFATLVSAILSQFSQPAGMKLFKLHVPEHLVQTGMSLYQTLFAIFMIFGPVIGTFIYQSYGIETAIGVMGAAFLLSAASLAFLPRDRDDAGEQQNSRVLEDIKAGFRYVWSSKILRTLGGGFIAAGLGLGLIQPMGIFLITEQLGKPEDYLQWFLLVNGIAMIIGGVLAMSFSSKLSPQKLLAIGMTVDALAMIAMGLSKDYWFTLGLQFISGFALPCIQIGINTLILQNTKESFIGRVNGILTPMFMGSMVVTMMLSGLMKNAISLTPMYIIAGLFFLAGVAILLPLFKLQSRIEPVAEKALAK
- a CDS encoding glycoside hydrolase family 88 protein produces the protein MPKLQFDEQHILEVIDKVVDRTFRMDFGWDWPGGVAFFGVCEAYEATGNEKYLTLLKEWVDEKLEDELPKLSVNGVSIGHALITLYKATDDRKYLDIAIRMADYLQNDAVRFAEGIFQHTVNSETYNFPEQAWVDTMMMAGYFLIRMGELLGREDYLEDGLLQYHGHERVLQDPVSNLYYHGWDNIAQNHMSSIFWARGNGWASLTMAKALPLIAVQHPSFMIIEGSLRDQAAALVRLQSEKGLWHTIVNDPTSYEETSGSAGIAAGLFTFGSLYNKYIQKSIDGILEQITEDGTVQGVSAGTAVMNDAEGYKGVSYKRIQGWGQGLTLAFLATVLQSKQREFS
- a CDS encoding carbohydrate ABC transporter permease, encoding MLLKKFKWPIYHIFVGLLAIVMVYPVIWLLMSSFKPSNVIFTTSSSLIPDPWIWTNYVTGWIGSSGQSFMSFITNSLEIVILSTIGAVLSSAFIAFGFARLQFRGRAIWFGIMMVTLMLPHDVVLVPQYIMFSKLGWIGTISPIVVPQYFGVPFFIFLMVQFIRTIPREMDEAATIDGVGKFGLFLRIILPLIIPALATASIFSFYWRWEDLMGPLLYLNKPSAYTVSLGLKMFLDSESVSNWGAMFAMSIVSLIPVLGVFFLFQRYIVEGISTSGLK
- a CDS encoding sugar ABC transporter permease produces the protein MKSLSLRNNLVGYTFISPFVIGFLIFTLIPAAASLYFSFTDYDLLSAPSWIGLENYTSMFTSDDRYMQSLKVTMLYVFLGVPLRLIFALFVAMILNTTSKAVGLYRTVYYLPSIIGGSVAVSIMWRNLFGDQGVINVMLNAIGIDSVRWFGDPNAALFMLVTLSVWQFGSSMLIFLAGLKNIPTELYEASGVDGAGFFTKFFRITLPMLTPIILFNLIMQLISAFMTFVPAYIISKGEGGPLDGTLLYSLYLFRQAFVFFDMGYASAMAWVMLIIVGVLTAAVFATSKLWVHYETEGGR